A window of the Desulfotignum phosphitoxidans DSM 13687 genome harbors these coding sequences:
- a CDS encoding PSP1 domain-containing protein has product MTQVTGIRFKPAGKIYDFDSQDLVLEMDDRVIVETEQGLGFGVVVKPPEKTDTSARNLKQVIRVATRDDFVRRQELMALEAEAHAFCNQCINKLNLQMNLFCVESTFDRNKLTFFYTADGRVDFRQLIKLLVKEYNLRIEMRQVGIRNLSKHCGGIGKCGREFCCSSFMHNFEPISIKMAKEQGLSLNPTKISGVCGRLMCCLTFENQTYQHLKKQMPRMGKPLTLAQGKGKVIRQNILKQTVTVRMDDHTEIEAALSDIQPTD; this is encoded by the coding sequence ATGACCCAAGTGACAGGCATTCGATTCAAACCCGCCGGCAAAATTTATGATTTTGACAGCCAGGACCTTGTCCTTGAAATGGATGACCGGGTGATTGTTGAAACCGAGCAGGGATTAGGGTTTGGCGTGGTGGTAAAGCCGCCCGAAAAAACCGATACCAGCGCCAGAAATCTCAAACAGGTCATCCGTGTCGCCACCCGGGATGATTTTGTCCGGCGCCAGGAACTGATGGCCCTGGAAGCCGAAGCCCACGCGTTCTGCAATCAGTGCATCAACAAACTGAATCTGCAGATGAATCTGTTTTGTGTCGAAAGCACGTTTGACAGAAACAAGCTCACTTTTTTCTACACAGCGGACGGCCGGGTGGATTTCAGGCAATTGATCAAGCTGCTGGTCAAGGAATACAACCTGCGTATCGAGATGCGCCAGGTGGGAATCCGGAATCTGTCAAAACATTGTGGTGGTATCGGAAAATGCGGGCGGGAGTTCTGCTGTTCTTCGTTCATGCACAATTTTGAACCCATTTCCATTAAAATGGCCAAGGAACAGGGATTGTCCTTAAACCCCACCAAAATATCCGGTGTGTGCGGACGGCTCATGTGCTGTCTGACATTTGAGAATCAGACCTATCAGCACTTGAAAAAACAAATGCCCCGGATGGGAAAACCATTGACCCTGGCCCAGGGTAAAGGCAAAGTCATCCGCCAGAACATTCTGAAACAAACGGTCACCGTCAGAATGGACGACCACACGGAAATCGAAGCCGCATTGTCTGACATACAGCCAACCGATTAA
- the holB gene encoding DNA polymerase III subunit delta': protein MSVHKNDFPTALSELNRIIETRNIPNAILFTGNPGSGRKQAAFRFAKGINCTAGAGQGSVCNDCRSCKKIDANQHPDMIVVAPLDPRKAITISQIRQITAQTGTRPHEAAFRMVLITDADRMNTQAQNGLLKELEEPPENTFFILMAKERSALLPTILSRCRSLRFPPLSGPALAAHLCEQYPIDAQWAGIAAATAGTDQNLAATLVHPADDNLSKTPKTGKTSGIDWYSTRLWLIQQLCDLISGSASQKIHTALGLSGFLSQDPDGVIPGLAVMRTFFRDLCVFRHAPEKIVNRDCSDRFQKLAPDIRDNDALFWMDELHETEKRLASNSAIRMTLDRFFLKLIPI from the coding sequence ATGTCAGTTCATAAAAATGATTTCCCCACCGCTCTGTCGGAACTCAACCGGATCATTGAAACCCGAAATATCCCCAATGCAATTCTATTCACGGGCAATCCCGGTTCAGGAAGAAAACAGGCTGCCTTCAGGTTTGCCAAAGGGATCAACTGTACTGCAGGTGCAGGCCAGGGATCTGTCTGCAATGACTGCCGGTCCTGCAAAAAAATAGACGCAAACCAGCATCCGGACATGATTGTTGTCGCTCCTTTGGATCCCCGGAAAGCCATCACCATCTCCCAGATCAGGCAGATCACAGCACAAACAGGGACCCGGCCCCATGAAGCCGCATTCCGCATGGTGCTGATCACGGATGCCGACCGGATGAACACCCAGGCCCAGAACGGGTTGCTCAAAGAACTGGAAGAGCCCCCTGAAAATACTTTTTTCATTCTCATGGCAAAAGAGCGGTCTGCACTGCTGCCCACCATCCTCTCCCGGTGCCGGTCATTGCGGTTTCCCCCTTTGTCGGGACCGGCACTGGCTGCGCATCTGTGCGAGCAGTATCCCATTGATGCCCAATGGGCCGGTATTGCCGCTGCCACCGCCGGTACCGACCAGAACCTGGCGGCAACCCTGGTCCATCCGGCAGACGACAATTTGTCAAAAACTCCCAAAACCGGCAAGACATCCGGCATAGACTGGTATTCCACCCGGCTCTGGCTGATCCAACAGCTGTGTGACCTGATTTCCGGATCCGCATCCCAAAAAATCCACACGGCCCTGGGGTTGTCCGGATTTTTAAGTCAGGACCCGGACGGGGTGATTCCCGGGCTGGCCGTCATGAGAACGTTTTTCAGGGATTTGTGTGTGTTCCGGCATGCACCGGAAAAAATTGTGAACCGTGACTGCTCAGACCGTTTTCAAAAACTGGCCCCGGATATCCGTGACAACGACGCACTTTTCTGGATGGATGAACTGCATGAAACTGAAAAACGGCTGGCATCCAACAGCGCCATCCGCATGACCCTGGACCGTTTCTTTTTGAAACTGATACCTATTTAA
- a CDS encoding HU family DNA-binding protein, giving the protein MNKLELISALKDRTTLTKAEAAEVVRIFFDALSDAFVKGQRIEIRGFCSFHIKEYKSYMGRNPKTGDKVQIPPKRLPFFKCGKELKERVDY; this is encoded by the coding sequence ATGAACAAGCTTGAATTGATTTCCGCATTAAAAGACCGGACAACACTGACCAAAGCAGAAGCGGCGGAAGTGGTCAGAATTTTCTTCGACGCGCTCTCCGATGCATTTGTCAAAGGACAACGGATTGAAATCAGGGGATTTTGCAGCTTTCATATCAAGGAATACAAAAGCTATATGGGACGGAACCCCAAAACCGGGGACAAGGTACAGATTCCCCCCAAACGGCTCCCGTTCTTCAAATGCGGCAAAGAACTCAAGGAACGGGTGGATTATTAG
- a CDS encoding UpxY family transcription antiterminator, with product MTHAFHWLALLTRSNFEQVVFEQIAKKKIDAFLPKTKKLSRRKDRKKIIEVPLFPGYLFVKSSMDPGCQLTVLKTLGAVRFLGNDQGPIPVPETQIHSLQLLTAADCDLVTGVCSRLTQGDPVIVMEGPMAGARGEFIQYRGKGKIIIKIHLLGQYAGVEINENQVEKIPHHLS from the coding sequence ATGACACATGCATTTCACTGGTTGGCTCTGTTGACAAGGAGCAATTTTGAACAGGTGGTGTTTGAGCAAATCGCCAAAAAAAAAATAGACGCGTTTTTACCCAAAACCAAAAAACTGAGCCGGCGCAAAGACCGGAAAAAAATCATCGAAGTCCCATTGTTTCCCGGGTATCTATTTGTCAAATCCAGTATGGACCCTGGCTGTCAACTGACTGTTCTAAAAACCTTGGGCGCAGTCCGGTTTCTGGGAAACGATCAGGGGCCGATCCCGGTGCCGGAGACCCAGATCCATTCGCTTCAGCTGTTAACGGCAGCGGATTGCGATCTGGTCACGGGCGTCTGTTCCCGGCTGACCCAGGGGGACCCGGTCATAGTGATGGAAGGACCCATGGCCGGTGCCAGAGGCGAATTTATCCAGTACCGGGGCAAAGGCAAAATCATTATAAAAATCCATTTGTTAGGCCAGTATGCCGGCGTGGAAATTAATGAGAACCAGGTGGAAAAAATACCACACCACCTGTCATAA
- a CDS encoding LPS-assembly protein LptD, translating into MGSVFLFKNRQWSEPVRGIILPVVRILCCCLILFSGRALTAAPFEDPEAVVWNLSADTVAYDRHTDVYTAQTNVVITGGKTRLEADYVEFSNATKDVLAKGHVKMISGGDVISCNTMQVNLITETGLIDKGTVFIQENHLYIHGEQIRKTGKFTYDAQKGAITSCDGDTPDWKITGRDVKVTIEGYGFAKDTVFWARNMPALYSPFLAFPVKTQRQSGLLMPEISTSDRQGFVYEQPFFWAISPESDATFYTGYLSDRGLKIGAEYRYVADDISKGIWQVDFLSDDKIDDGTSATKDYQFDSTPQRTNTDRYWLRGKSDQAMALGFSARLDVDVVSDPDYLLEFREGLSGYNTSDRIFDDVFGRDLDEYDDTVRKNSLTLYQTWNNFSLNIQTLWYDDVIARQTHIDDNTLQTLPGIEFGSSRMDVGTTGIYYQLDSEFRSFFRQDTINTATNGRKTAKVNGQRLDMYHRFYYPTRLAKAFSFEPFMGLRGTAYHTDSYTDIHGEDDPFRFRGLYELGGDLSTSLSRVFTADTGFSDKIMHQVTPGISYHFQPYDDQDDLPYFDSLDDIEEVNQLTWSFTNRFIARKSVTGSDDVIRNTYRELGWIKLYQDYSIKNERDNLEAEDRPWSDIQLDIRVYPFSFLSLRTDLAWSPYNYHFTELNLNTTVTTPRGDAITTSYRYELETQESWYTRLDLRITRSLAAYHSFEKDLEGDTTIETRTGVRLKSACWAMGLELQESDTDTRIAFMISLKGIGEFGSQ; encoded by the coding sequence ATGGGCAGTGTCTTTCTGTTTAAAAATCGGCAATGGTCTGAACCGGTGCGGGGTATTATTCTGCCTGTGGTCCGCATTTTGTGCTGTTGTCTGATCCTTTTTTCCGGCCGTGCATTGACGGCAGCGCCATTCGAAGACCCCGAAGCGGTTGTCTGGAATTTGTCAGCAGACACTGTTGCGTATGACCGGCACACTGATGTGTATACCGCGCAGACAAACGTGGTGATCACCGGCGGGAAAACCCGGCTGGAAGCGGATTATGTGGAGTTTTCAAATGCCACCAAAGACGTGCTGGCCAAAGGTCATGTAAAAATGATCTCCGGCGGGGATGTGATTTCCTGCAATACCATGCAGGTGAATCTGATCACGGAAACCGGTCTGATCGACAAAGGGACTGTTTTCATCCAGGAAAATCACCTGTATATCCATGGGGAACAGATCCGCAAGACCGGAAAATTCACCTATGATGCCCAAAAAGGAGCCATCACCTCGTGTGACGGAGATACGCCGGACTGGAAAATCACCGGCAGGGATGTCAAAGTCACCATCGAAGGATATGGATTTGCAAAAGATACCGTTTTCTGGGCAAGAAACATGCCTGCACTGTATTCTCCGTTTCTGGCATTTCCGGTAAAAACCCAGCGGCAGTCCGGACTGCTCATGCCGGAAATCTCTACATCCGACCGCCAGGGCTTTGTCTATGAACAGCCGTTTTTCTGGGCCATTTCCCCTGAAAGCGATGCCACGTTTTACACGGGATACCTGTCGGACCGGGGGCTTAAAATAGGTGCGGAATACCGGTATGTGGCCGACGATATTTCCAAAGGCATCTGGCAGGTGGATTTTCTGTCCGATGACAAAATCGATGACGGGACCTCCGCCACCAAAGACTATCAGTTTGACAGCACTCCCCAGCGCACCAATACCGATCGGTACTGGCTGCGGGGAAAAAGTGACCAGGCCATGGCCCTTGGATTTTCCGCCCGGCTGGATGTGGATGTGGTGTCGGATCCGGATTATCTGCTGGAGTTTCGAGAGGGACTCTCCGGGTACAACACCAGTGACCGGATATTTGATGATGTATTCGGCCGGGACCTGGACGAATATGATGACACCGTTCGAAAAAACAGCTTGACCCTCTACCAAACCTGGAACAATTTTTCATTGAACATCCAGACACTTTGGTACGACGATGTCATCGCCCGGCAGACCCACATTGACGACAACACTCTTCAGACGCTTCCTGGCATTGAATTCGGCAGCTCCCGCATGGATGTCGGCACCACAGGCATCTATTACCAACTGGATTCGGAATTCCGGTCTTTTTTCCGTCAGGACACCATAAATACCGCCACCAATGGAAGGAAAACAGCCAAAGTCAACGGCCAGCGGCTGGATATGTATCATCGGTTTTATTATCCCACAAGACTGGCCAAGGCGTTTTCTTTTGAACCTTTCATGGGCCTGCGTGGCACTGCCTATCATACAGACAGTTACACAGATATCCACGGGGAAGATGATCCGTTCCGATTTCGGGGACTTTATGAACTCGGCGGTGACCTGTCCACCAGTTTGAGCCGGGTTTTTACGGCAGATACCGGTTTTTCCGACAAAATCATGCACCAGGTCACACCGGGCATCAGTTATCATTTTCAGCCCTACGATGATCAGGATGATCTTCCATATTTCGACTCTCTGGATGATATCGAAGAAGTCAACCAACTCACATGGTCGTTCACCAACCGGTTTATTGCCAGAAAATCAGTCACCGGATCGGATGACGTCATCCGGAATACTTACCGGGAACTGGGCTGGATCAAATTGTATCAGGACTACAGCATTAAAAATGAACGGGACAATCTTGAAGCTGAAGACAGGCCCTGGTCCGACATTCAACTGGATATCAGAGTCTATCCATTTTCTTTCTTGTCTTTGAGAACCGATCTGGCCTGGTCTCCGTATAATTATCATTTTACTGAGCTGAACTTGAACACCACGGTGACCACGCCCCGGGGAGATGCCATCACCACGTCATACCGTTATGAACTGGAGACCCAGGAATCCTGGTACACCCGGCTTGATTTGCGGATCACACGGTCTCTGGCTGCGTATCATTCCTTTGAAAAAGATCTGGAAGGTGATACCACCATTGAAACCCGCACGGGCGTCCGACTGAAAAGCGCCTGCTGGGCCATGGGGCTTGAACTTCAGGAATCTGATACGGATACCCGCATCGCTTTTATGATCAGTCTGAAAGGAATTGGAGAGTTTGGTTCACAATGA
- a CDS encoding cysteine synthase, which produces MTVTILDAVGNTPVVEIQQMNPNPGVRMFAKLEYMNPGGSIKDRAALYMIQAGEASGRLTKDKTVIEATSGNTGIGLAMVCAVKGFRLALTMAENASEERKRILKARGAKIILTPKHLGSDGAIEEAYRLARENPEKYFITDQYNNPANWQAHYHTTGPEIMAQVPEKPASVVASVGTSGTLMGLSRYFREHSPKTRMVCAEPFLGHGIQGLKNMKESYTPEIYDKTRLDKILNIDDALAFDTARQLAVKEGLFVGMSAGAAMAAAIQEAQTLEKGVVVVIFPDSGERYLSTSLFSVQQKVPLHLFDTRSGKKQPFKPVKPDTISIYTCGPTVYQRLDPGSFRRYVFTDLLVRYLAFHKVDVNHVINITDYDDRTIDGANRAGQDVVEFTRPYIQAFHQDLQRLKIRPAQAFPRVSAHFNDMADLTRKLLDKGYAYEKLHSVYFDISKVAEYGHLSKMDIQKIRVGATVDLDEYEKQNPRDFTLFKRVRLSELRRGIGVKTEWGQVRPSLHLQCATLSMLFLGVPFDIHAGSRELVFPHHENERAIARAAQDRELAHVWLHCDPVQYDGSLGAASIHDLTLDTLADLGWDDGTIRFWLLSGHYRRGLMLSERSLTDARATLNRINRCIALLEQLRSGGDQVKDLPPGEIDQLMYDIRQGILTALADDLKVSAALAALLAGIKTINTLISRHRISNRDADLILSGLQEMDRIFQVCEFNHQPICSQQVKDLLRQRQAARENKDWATADQLRGQLVAMGISVHDQKVETD; this is translated from the coding sequence ATGACAGTGACAATTTTAGATGCCGTCGGCAACACCCCGGTCGTGGAAATTCAGCAGATGAATCCGAATCCGGGTGTGCGGATGTTTGCCAAGCTTGAATACATGAATCCGGGCGGTTCCATCAAGGACCGGGCTGCCCTGTACATGATTCAGGCAGGTGAAGCGTCCGGCCGGCTCACAAAAGATAAAACCGTGATCGAAGCCACCTCGGGTAATACCGGCATCGGCCTGGCCATGGTCTGCGCTGTTAAAGGATTCCGGCTGGCCTTGACCATGGCTGAAAACGCCAGTGAAGAGCGTAAGCGGATTCTTAAAGCCCGGGGAGCGAAAATCATTCTGACGCCTAAGCACCTGGGATCGGACGGCGCCATTGAAGAAGCCTATCGCCTGGCCCGGGAAAATCCGGAAAAATATTTTATTACGGATCAGTACAACAACCCGGCCAACTGGCAGGCCCATTACCATACCACGGGTCCGGAAATCATGGCCCAGGTTCCGGAAAAACCGGCCAGTGTGGTGGCGTCCGTAGGGACATCCGGCACGTTGATGGGCCTGTCCCGGTATTTCAGGGAACACAGTCCGAAAACCCGCATGGTGTGTGCGGAACCGTTTCTGGGCCATGGGATTCAAGGGCTTAAAAACATGAAGGAATCCTATACCCCTGAAATTTATGACAAAACCAGGCTGGACAAAATTCTGAACATCGACGATGCCCTGGCTTTTGACACGGCCCGGCAACTGGCGGTCAAAGAAGGGTTGTTTGTGGGCATGAGTGCCGGGGCTGCCATGGCCGCAGCCATCCAGGAGGCGCAAACCCTTGAAAAAGGGGTGGTGGTGGTAATTTTTCCGGATTCCGGGGAGCGGTACCTGTCCACCTCTTTGTTTTCAGTGCAGCAGAAAGTGCCGCTGCATCTGTTTGATACCCGAAGCGGAAAAAAACAACCGTTCAAACCGGTGAAACCCGATACCATTTCCATTTACACCTGCGGTCCCACCGTGTATCAGCGCCTGGATCCCGGCAGTTTCAGGCGGTATGTGTTCACGGACCTGCTGGTGCGGTACCTGGCATTTCACAAAGTGGATGTCAACCATGTGATCAATATCACGGATTACGATGACCGCACCATTGACGGAGCGAACCGGGCCGGTCAGGATGTGGTGGAATTTACACGTCCTTATATTCAGGCGTTTCACCAGGACCTGCAGCGGTTGAAAATTCGTCCGGCCCAGGCGTTCCCCCGGGTGTCGGCCCATTTCAACGATATGGCGGATTTGACCCGGAAACTGCTGGACAAAGGATATGCCTATGAAAAACTGCATTCCGTGTATTTTGATATCTCAAAGGTGGCGGAATACGGGCATCTGTCCAAGATGGATATCCAGAAAATTCGGGTGGGCGCCACCGTGGACTTAGATGAATATGAAAAACAAAATCCCCGGGACTTCACCTTGTTCAAACGGGTCCGGTTGTCGGAACTGCGCCGGGGAATCGGTGTGAAAACCGAATGGGGGCAGGTCCGGCCCTCTTTGCACCTGCAATGTGCCACCTTGTCCATGCTGTTTTTAGGGGTGCCTTTTGATATTCATGCCGGCAGCCGGGAACTGGTTTTCCCCCATCATGAAAATGAGCGGGCCATTGCCCGGGCCGCCCAAGACCGGGAACTGGCCCATGTGTGGCTGCATTGCGACCCCGTGCAGTATGACGGGTCTTTGGGGGCGGCATCCATCCATGACCTGACCCTGGACACATTGGCGGATCTGGGATGGGATGACGGAACCATCCGGTTCTGGCTGTTGTCCGGGCATTACCGCCGGGGTTTGATGCTGTCGGAACGGTCTTTGACCGATGCCCGGGCCACATTAAACCGGATCAACCGGTGTATTGCCCTGCTGGAGCAGCTTCGGTCCGGCGGGGATCAGGTCAAAGATCTGCCCCCCGGGGAGATCGACCAGCTGATGTATGATATCCGCCAGGGCATTTTAACGGCCCTGGCCGATGATTTAAAGGTGTCCGCAGCCCTGGCCGCCCTGCTGGCCGGCATCAAAACCATCAATACCCTGATCAGTCGGCACCGCATTTCAAATCGGGACGCGGATCTTATTCTGTCCGGATTGCAGGAAATGGACCGGATTTTTCAGGTGTGTGAATTCAATCACCAACCCATTTGTTCTCAGCAGGTGAAAGACCTGCTCAGACAACGGCAGGCGGCCCGGGAAAATAAAGACTGGGCCACGGCGGATCAACTCAGGGGTCAGCTGGTTGCCATGGGGATTTCCGTTCATGATCAGAAAGTGGAGACAGACTGA
- a CDS encoding 4Fe-4S binding protein yields MAFTPIVDESKCVGCEECVDVCPVEVFEMQNGKSVPVNAEECMGCESCVEVCEEDAIVVEED; encoded by the coding sequence ATGGCTTTTACCCCGATTGTTGATGAATCCAAATGCGTTGGTTGTGAAGAATGTGTAGACGTATGCCCGGTGGAAGTGTTTGAGATGCAGAACGGCAAATCCGTGCCGGTCAATGCGGAAGAATGCATGGGTTGCGAAAGCTGCGTGGAAGTTTGTGAAGAAGACGCCATCGTTGTAGAGGAAGATTAG
- a CDS encoding dimethylarginine dimethylaminohydrolase family protein, translating to MFTSAMVKSPCPNLVHGIRNTDLGTPDFARACRQHAHYIDALTGCGLSVTVLEPDDAFPDSTFIEDTCLVTEKCVVITRPGHLSRRGETRAVAHAMQPFNRPVMEITSPGTLDAGDVMQVDRHFYVGLSGRTNAAGIRQLEQFLEPYGYTVSGISLTSVLHLKTGVSYLENNCLLAWGEFITQPEFSDFTILPVDDSEAYAANSVWINGRVLVPAGFEKTRSLIEAHGYDTLTVDVSEFQKLDGGLSCLSLRF from the coding sequence ATGTTCACTTCTGCCATGGTCAAATCCCCCTGTCCAAACCTGGTCCACGGTATCCGGAACACGGATCTGGGCACACCGGATTTTGCACGTGCCTGCCGGCAGCATGCGCACTACATTGACGCATTGACCGGCTGCGGTCTGTCTGTGACGGTGCTGGAACCCGATGACGCATTTCCGGATTCCACATTTATCGAAGACACCTGCCTGGTCACGGAAAAATGCGTGGTCATCACCCGTCCCGGACATCTGTCCCGACGGGGGGAAACCCGGGCTGTGGCCCATGCCATGCAGCCATTTAACCGCCCTGTGATGGAAATCACCTCACCCGGGACTCTGGATGCCGGGGATGTGATGCAGGTGGACCGTCATTTTTATGTGGGATTGTCCGGCCGGACCAATGCCGCCGGGATCCGGCAGCTGGAACAGTTTCTGGAACCCTATGGATACACTGTGTCCGGCATTTCGCTGACCTCGGTGCTTCATCTGAAAACCGGGGTGTCTTATCTGGAAAACAATTGTCTGCTGGCCTGGGGAGAGTTTATCACTCAACCGGAATTTTCAGATTTCACGATTCTTCCGGTGGATGATTCCGAAGCCTATGCCGCCAACAGCGTGTGGATCAATGGCCGGGTGCTGGTTCCGGCCGGATTTGAAAAGACCCGATCCCTGATTGAAGCCCATGGCTATGACACCCTGACCGTGGATGTGTCTGAATTTCAGAAACTGGACGGAGGGCTTAGCTGCCTGTCTTTACGATTCTGA
- a CDS encoding DMT family transporter → MTFVKLFLTAFFWGGTFIAGKQLAGQVSPSCAAFLRFTIASLFLLLLTRHMEGRLPRIRFNQLVWIFLSGLTGIFAYNLFFFTGLNFINANRASLIIATNPIFISVFSALLFKESLTPGKILGLVLSVSGAMTIISNGHPWILFQTGIGVGEIAILGCVVSWVSYSLLAKPMMTTLSPVAAVCYSSVAGTIMLFFPAVYDGLFQALPGYTLQHWAQLFYLGFFGTVLGFFWYYQGIQKIGPTRAGVFINFVPVSAVILSFIILNEPMTWALAVGAILVLSGVYLTTRPAQTSP, encoded by the coding sequence GTGACCTTTGTCAAACTGTTTTTAACCGCTTTTTTCTGGGGCGGGACCTTTATTGCCGGCAAACAGCTGGCTGGACAGGTCTCCCCTTCATGTGCCGCTTTTCTGCGGTTTACCATTGCATCGCTTTTCCTGCTGCTGCTGACCCGGCACATGGAAGGACGGCTGCCCAGAATCCGGTTCAACCAACTGGTCTGGATATTTTTGTCCGGCCTGACCGGCATTTTTGCCTATAACCTGTTTTTCTTTACCGGCCTGAACTTTATCAACGCCAACCGGGCCTCTTTGATCATCGCCACCAACCCGATTTTTATCAGCGTATTTTCTGCCCTTTTGTTCAAAGAATCCCTGACTCCCGGCAAGATCCTCGGGCTGGTTTTGTCGGTGAGCGGGGCCATGACCATTATTTCCAACGGACATCCATGGATTTTGTTCCAGACCGGGATCGGTGTCGGAGAGATTGCTATTCTAGGGTGTGTGGTGTCCTGGGTCTCTTATTCCCTTCTGGCCAAACCCATGATGACCACGTTGTCACCCGTGGCCGCCGTGTGCTATTCCTCTGTGGCCGGAACAATCATGCTGTTTTTTCCGGCCGTGTATGACGGACTGTTTCAGGCGTTGCCCGGGTATACCCTGCAGCACTGGGCCCAATTGTTCTACCTGGGATTTTTCGGCACGGTACTGGGGTTTTTCTGGTATTATCAAGGCATTCAGAAAATCGGTCCCACCCGGGCCGGGGTTTTTATCAATTTTGTTCCCGTCAGTGCGGTAATACTGTCTTTCATCATTTTAAACGAACCTATGACATGGGCCCTGGCCGTGGGTGCGATCCTGGTTCTGTCCGGGGTCTATCTGACCACCCGGCCGGCTCAGACTTCCCCATAA
- a CDS encoding HD domain-containing protein: MKQIADILFEARMLKDLKRSGYAFLGNGTESIADHCFTTTFICWIMARMVPEVNKERLTAMALVHDMAEARTGDFNYVQKNYARVDEAAALTHLVRDLPFGPDIIALVAEFNAGKTLEARLAKDADQLSFILELKKLKDTGAAFPDRWLEVIGERLKTDMGKQMAADILETRWDNWWLNGYSE, translated from the coding sequence ATGAAGCAGATAGCAGATATATTGTTTGAAGCCCGGATGCTTAAAGATCTGAAACGGTCCGGTTACGCATTTCTGGGAAACGGAACGGAAAGTATTGCAGACCATTGTTTCACCACGACGTTTATCTGCTGGATCATGGCCCGGATGGTGCCCGAAGTGAACAAGGAACGGTTGACCGCCATGGCTCTGGTCCATGACATGGCAGAAGCCAGGACCGGGGATTTCAATTATGTGCAGAAAAACTACGCCCGGGTGGATGAGGCAGCCGCCTTGACCCATCTGGTCCGGGACCTGCCCTTTGGCCCGGACATCATTGCCCTGGTGGCGGAATTCAATGCCGGAAAAACCCTGGAGGCACGGCTGGCAAAAGATGCGGATCAGCTGTCGTTCATCCTGGAATTAAAAAAACTCAAAGACACGGGGGCCGCGTTTCCGGACCGATGGCTGGAAGTGATCGGGGAGCGCCTGAAAACCGACATGGGAAAGCAGATGGCCGCCGATATTCTGGAAACCCGGTGGGACAACTGGTGGTTGAACGGATATTCGGAATAA
- a CDS encoding YkgJ family cysteine cluster protein: MTSEFQTLDDIFQCQMCGQCCNGFGGTYVTPEDIVRISTYIQADPDEFIPEYCDMTGAGPVLTQGPDGRCIFFDEQIQCTIHPVKPRMCRAWPFLKTVVHHPENWDAMASACPGMVPSVPHGDLVRIIADHIEKRGF; encoded by the coding sequence ATGACGTCTGAATTTCAAACGCTGGATGACATTTTTCAATGTCAAATGTGCGGACAGTGCTGCAACGGGTTCGGCGGTACTTATGTGACACCTGAAGATATTGTGCGCATCAGCACCTATATCCAGGCGGATCCGGATGAATTTATCCCCGAATACTGCGACATGACCGGTGCCGGGCCCGTGCTGACCCAGGGACCGGACGGGCGGTGCATTTTTTTTGATGAACAAATCCAGTGCACCATTCATCCGGTAAAACCCCGGATGTGCCGGGCCTGGCCATTTTTAAAGACCGTGGTGCATCATCCGGAAAACTGGGATGCCATGGCATCCGCCTGTCCCGGCATGGTACCGTCGGTGCCCCATGGGGATCTGGTGCGCATTATTGCGGATCACATCGAAAAAAGAGGGTTCTGA